One window of Henckelia pumila isolate YLH828 unplaced genomic scaffold, ASM3356847v2 CTG_525:::fragment_3, whole genome shotgun sequence genomic DNA carries:
- the LOC140873162 gene encoding cytokinin dehydrogenase 1-like, which yields MTFDGNLSFDNIRHVAKDFGNIYHLMPCAVLHPKSVFDISSTVKYIFDMGSTSELTVAARGHGHSLKGQAQAYKGVVIDMESLSVPEMNIQTGTLPYIDVSAGELWINMLHESLKHGLAPKSWTDYLHLTVGGTLSNAGISGQAFRHGPQINNVHRLKVITGRGEIVTCSEEHNADIFHAVLGGLGQFGIITEARIALEPAPKKVKWIRALYSDIYAFTKDQENLISSRDSFDYIEGFVIINRTGLLNSWRSSFKPKDPVGANHFISEGRILFCLEVAKYFDPAESSKHIDEDIDTLLSKLSYIESTVFISEVAYPDFLDRVHQSEMKLREKGLWEVPHPWLNLFIPRSRIHEFSEEVFGNIVRDTSNGPVLIYPVNKSRWKNITSLITPAEDVFYVVSFLFSATPSSKGKDGLEHILAQNNRILQFCERRRLGIKHYLPHYSTQEDWKTHFGTHWEVFCRRKRTYDPLAILAPGQNIFQRASSHGRHTYSSRNVA from the exons ATGACATTTGATGGGAACCTAAGCTTTGACAACATTCGACATGTAGCAAAGGATTTTGGCAATATATACCACCTCATGCCTTGTGCAGTACTACACCCAAAATCAGTTTTCGATATTTCGTCCACTGTAAAGTACATTTTTGACATGGGCTCGACTTCAGAACTCACGGTTGCTGCGCGAGGCCATGGTCACTCCCTAAAAGGTCAAGCACAGGCATATAAGGGTGTTGTTATCGATATGGAATCACTAAGTGTGCCGGAAATGAATATTCAGACTGGAACATTGCCATACATTGATGTGTCAGCTGGTGAACTTTGGATAAATATGCTGCATGAGAGTCTGAAACATGGGCTAGCACCGAAATCCTGGACTGATTATCTCCATCTCACAGTTGGGGGAACGTTGTCAAATGCTGGAATCAGTGGCCAAGCATTTCGACATGGACCGCAGATAAACAACGTCCACCGACTCAAAGTGATCACAG GTAGAGGAGAAATTGTCACTTGCTCAGAAGAGCACAACGCTGATATCTTCCATGCAGTTCTTGGAGGATTAGGGCAGTTCGGGATCATTACCGAGGCTAGAATCGCCCTGGAGCCAGCCCCCAAAAAG GTTAAATGGATCAGAGCACTTTATTCAGACATTTATGCATTCACCAAAGATCAGGAGAATCTAATATCTTCAAGAGATTCTTTTGATTACATAGAAGGATTCGTCATTATCAATAGAACAGGTTTACTAAATTCTTGGAGATCATCTTTTAAACCGAAAGACCCTGTTGGAGCAAACCACTTCATCTCTGAAGGAAGGATTCTGTTTTGTCTGGAGGTCGCAAAATACTTCGATCCAGCAGAATCATCCAAACACATTGATGAA GACATCGATACCCTCTTGTCGAAATTGAGTTACATTGAGTCCACCGTGTTCATTTCAGAAGTCGCTTATCCGGATTTTTTGGACCGAGTGCATCAATCTGAAATGAAGCTTAGAGAAAAAGGGCTGTGGGAGGTGCCTCACCCCTGGCTGAATCTTTTTATTCCAAGAAGCAGGATTCATGAGTTCTCAGAGGAAGTCTTTGGGAACATTGTTAGAGATACCAGCAATGGTCCTGTCCTGATCTATCCGGTGAACAAGTCGAG ATGGAAGAACATAACGTCCCTGATCACGCCCGCAGAGGACGTTTTCTACGTAGTCTCCTTCCTATTTTCAGCTACGCCATCATCCAAAGGAAAGGATGGCCTCGAACACATTTTAGCACAGAATAACAGAATACTACAATTTTGTGAAAGGCGTCGCCTTGGGATCAAACATTACTTGCCCCATTATAGCACTCAAGAAGATTGGAAGACTCACTTTGGGACTCACTGGGAAGTCTTCTGCAGGAGGAAACGAACCTATGATCCCCTGGCGATTCTAGCCCCTGGACAGAATATCTTCCAAAGGGCAAGTTCTCACGGAAGACACACGTATTCAAGTCGAAACGTCGCTTAG
- the LOC140873337 gene encoding probable inactive purple acid phosphatase 16 isoform X2, with amino-acid sequence MLIRPESCPPCWTKRSRVCLSDFVVYLGDIITANNIMIENASLYWDEAVSPTRARGIPWASVFGNHDDAPFEWPMDWFTTTGIPKIRCPDAGPFASYGTEECSFKGTSRLQLMRNEIKQNIWSYSKKGPKGLWPSVSNYVLKLASSSDSEEALAFMYFFDSGGGSYPQVISDAQVKWFKQKSEEINPDSRVPEIIFWHIPTKAYKKVAPSFLVRERCVGSIFLEDVAAQEAEMGIMKVLEERPSVKAVFVGHNHGLDWCCPHKNLWLCFARHTGYGGYGNWPRGARILEINHQPFSLKSWIRMEDGHMHSEVILCP; translated from the exons ATGTTGATTCGACCAGAGTCATGTCCACCGTGCTGGACCAAGAGGAGCCGGGTGTGTCTATCTG ATTTTGTGGTTTATCTGGGGGATATCATCACGGCCAACAACATAATGATTGAAAATGCAAGCTTGTATTGGGATGAGGCAGTGTCACCAACAAGAGCACGGGGAATACCGTGGGCCAGTGTTTTCGGGAACCACGATGATGCTCCATTTGAATGGCCGATGGACTGGTTTACAACAACCGGGATTCCGAAGATTCGTTGTCCTGATGCAG GACCTTTTGCATCATATGGTACTGAAGAATGCAGCTTCAAAGGGACGTCGCGGTTGCAGTTGATGAGGAATGAGATCAAGCAAAACATATGGTCGTATTCTAAGAAAGGTCCCAAGGGTCTATGGCCTAGTGTTTCCAACTATGTCCTTAAACTTGCTTCATCAAGTGATTCCGAAGAAGCCTTAGCTTTCATGTACTTCTTCGACTCGGGTGGAGGATCATACCCCCAAGTTATATCTGATGCTCAAGTGAAGTGGTTTAAGCAGAAGTCCGAAGAGATAAATCCAGACTCGAG GGTGCCTGAAATAATTTTTTGGCACATTCCAACCAAAGCATACAAGAAAGTGGCTCCTAGTTTTTTGGTACGTGAGCGTTGCGTTGGCTCGATTTTCTTGGAGGATGTTGCTGCACAAGAAGCTGAAATGGGTATCATGAAAGTTCTTGAAGAAAGACCTTCTGTCAAG GCTGTGTTTGTAGGGCACAACCATGGATTGGACTGGTGCTGCCCTCACAAGAATCTCTGGCTGTGCTTCGCTCGACATACCGGTTATGGTGGATATGGAAACTGGCCAAGGGGAGCTCGGATTCTTGAGATCAATCACCAGCCATTCTCTCTAAAATCATGGATTAGAATGGAAGATGGGCACATGCACAGTGAAGTGATCTTGTGCCCTTAG
- the LOC140873160 gene encoding uncharacterized protein isoform X1, with amino-acid sequence MPKYKDEVPAVRVYTVCDESKYLIVRNVPELGCGDELLNLFSTYGKVEECKPMDDEECEPFTDVYWIKFHQVNNARFAKRKLDEYVFLGNRLQVSYAHQYESLLDTREKLEGRRNEVLARLNPGKFKGSSDFMSKPSSVSNSVPKDSLRTSSSAQREIRDSQSVLNKRQTSTMSVPFDKEYFPSESMNRTVHLVREKLNKIQQSSVGHGEPSSSKKMRVDNRRRI; translated from the exons ATGCCTAAATACAAAGATGAGGTTCCTGCAGTTCGAGTGTATACAGTTTGTGATGAATCCAA ATATTTGATTGTGAGGAACGTTCCGGAGCTTGGCTGCGGTGATgagttattaaatttattctctaCCTATGGCAAAGTTGAAGA ATGTAAGCCAATGGATGATGAAGAGTGCGAGCCATTTACTGATGTTTACTGGATTAAGTTTCATCAGGTCAACAATGCCAG GTTTGCCAAAAGGAAGTTGGATGAGTATGTTTTTCTCGGTAATAGACTGCAAGTATCATATGCACATCAATATGAGAGCCTCCTTGACACGCGAGAGAAGTTAGAAGGAAGGAGAAATGAAGTGCTAGCACGGCTAAACC CTGGAAAATTTAAAGGCTCTTCAGATTTTATGAGTAAGCCATCGTCAGTTTCTAATTCAGTGCCGAAGGATTCATTACGAACATCCTCCTCAGCTCAGAG GGAAATAAGGGACTCACAAAGTGTTCTTAACAAGCGACAAACATCTACCATGTCGGTTCCCTTTGATAAG GAATATTTCCCATCGGAATCTATGAATCGAACAGTTCATTTGGTGAGGGAGAAACTAAATAAG ATACAACAGTCAAGTGTTGGGCATGGAGAACCTAGTTCATCCAAAAAGATGCGTGTTGATAATAGAAGGAGAATCTAA
- the LOC140873337 gene encoding probable inactive purple acid phosphatase 16 isoform X1, with product MPTSSTRNQYPIQWTAIICLPILIISAVRADDPRLILPLGVREGSPFKIALFADLHFGEDAWTEWGPRQDVDSTRVMSTVLDQEEPDFVVYLGDIITANNIMIENASLYWDEAVSPTRARGIPWASVFGNHDDAPFEWPMDWFTTTGIPKIRCPDAGPFASYGTEECSFKGTSRLQLMRNEIKQNIWSYSKKGPKGLWPSVSNYVLKLASSSDSEEALAFMYFFDSGGGSYPQVISDAQVKWFKQKSEEINPDSRVPEIIFWHIPTKAYKKVAPSFLVRERCVGSIFLEDVAAQEAEMGIMKVLEERPSVKAVFVGHNHGLDWCCPHKNLWLCFARHTGYGGYGNWPRGARILEINHQPFSLKSWIRMEDGHMHSEVILCP from the exons atgccTACTTCTTCAACCAGAAACCAATATCCAATCCAATGGACAGCAATCATCTGTTTACCAATATTGATAATCTCAGCCGTACGTGCAGATGATCCGCGGCTGATCCTCCCCCTGGGGGTGCGAGAGGGTTCGCCGTTCAAGATTGCTCTTTTCGCCGACCTTCACTTCGGCGAGGACGCGTGGACCGAGTGGGGCCCGCGCCAAGATGTTGATTCGACCAGAGTCATGTCCACCGTGCTGGACCAAGAGGAGCCGG ATTTTGTGGTTTATCTGGGGGATATCATCACGGCCAACAACATAATGATTGAAAATGCAAGCTTGTATTGGGATGAGGCAGTGTCACCAACAAGAGCACGGGGAATACCGTGGGCCAGTGTTTTCGGGAACCACGATGATGCTCCATTTGAATGGCCGATGGACTGGTTTACAACAACCGGGATTCCGAAGATTCGTTGTCCTGATGCAG GACCTTTTGCATCATATGGTACTGAAGAATGCAGCTTCAAAGGGACGTCGCGGTTGCAGTTGATGAGGAATGAGATCAAGCAAAACATATGGTCGTATTCTAAGAAAGGTCCCAAGGGTCTATGGCCTAGTGTTTCCAACTATGTCCTTAAACTTGCTTCATCAAGTGATTCCGAAGAAGCCTTAGCTTTCATGTACTTCTTCGACTCGGGTGGAGGATCATACCCCCAAGTTATATCTGATGCTCAAGTGAAGTGGTTTAAGCAGAAGTCCGAAGAGATAAATCCAGACTCGAG GGTGCCTGAAATAATTTTTTGGCACATTCCAACCAAAGCATACAAGAAAGTGGCTCCTAGTTTTTTGGTACGTGAGCGTTGCGTTGGCTCGATTTTCTTGGAGGATGTTGCTGCACAAGAAGCTGAAATGGGTATCATGAAAGTTCTTGAAGAAAGACCTTCTGTCAAG GCTGTGTTTGTAGGGCACAACCATGGATTGGACTGGTGCTGCCCTCACAAGAATCTCTGGCTGTGCTTCGCTCGACATACCGGTTATGGTGGATATGGAAACTGGCCAAGGGGAGCTCGGATTCTTGAGATCAATCACCAGCCATTCTCTCTAAAATCATGGATTAGAATGGAAGATGGGCACATGCACAGTGAAGTGATCTTGTGCCCTTAG
- the LOC140873160 gene encoding uncharacterized protein isoform X2 translates to MPKYKDEVPAVRVYTVCDESKYLIVRNVPELGCGDELLNLFSTYGKVEECKPMDDEECEPFTDVYWIKFHQVNNARFAKRKLDEYVFLGNRLQVSYAHQYESLLDTREKLEGRRNEVLARLNPGKFKGSSDFMSKPSSVSNSVPKDSLRTSSSAQREIRDSQSVLNKRQTSTMSVPFDKEYFPSESMNRTVHLVREKLNKVRFLLESVENG, encoded by the exons ATGCCTAAATACAAAGATGAGGTTCCTGCAGTTCGAGTGTATACAGTTTGTGATGAATCCAA ATATTTGATTGTGAGGAACGTTCCGGAGCTTGGCTGCGGTGATgagttattaaatttattctctaCCTATGGCAAAGTTGAAGA ATGTAAGCCAATGGATGATGAAGAGTGCGAGCCATTTACTGATGTTTACTGGATTAAGTTTCATCAGGTCAACAATGCCAG GTTTGCCAAAAGGAAGTTGGATGAGTATGTTTTTCTCGGTAATAGACTGCAAGTATCATATGCACATCAATATGAGAGCCTCCTTGACACGCGAGAGAAGTTAGAAGGAAGGAGAAATGAAGTGCTAGCACGGCTAAACC CTGGAAAATTTAAAGGCTCTTCAGATTTTATGAGTAAGCCATCGTCAGTTTCTAATTCAGTGCCGAAGGATTCATTACGAACATCCTCCTCAGCTCAGAG GGAAATAAGGGACTCACAAAGTGTTCTTAACAAGCGACAAACATCTACCATGTCGGTTCCCTTTGATAAG GAATATTTCCCATCGGAATCTATGAATCGAACAGTTCATTTGGTGAGGGAGAAACTAAATAAG GTCCGATTCCTTTTGGAGAGCGTTGAGAATGGGTGA